The Pirellulales bacterium genome segment ATCGACCGTGTAGCAGCCGCGGCCCAAGGCCGGATCGAGGCCCGATTGATCGAACACGAAATTCTGATCCGCTCGCTCGCCGAGTTTGTTCAGCCACATCTGGGCGCAAGCTTCGCCGCAGAAATCTGGCTCTTGCCGTACATGCGGCACGTCGGCAATCTTGACCGACGCCAATTTCGTCAACGGTCGTTCCGCCGCCGATGCAGCGATTGCGAGAACGAGCCCGCTGCAAGTCGCCGCGAATGAAACGACACCGACGCGGACAACGCGTGCCATAAAAACCTCCACTACTCTGTTGCCTGTTGCCCTGTTCGGAGAAGAGCTGCGCAGCGGCGCCAAGGCCGGCCGCGAGTTGCGATTCATTTGCGGAACATGGAATTCACTGCCATGGACTTGGCGCGAGATTTCATCGCTCCGCAGGGTTCATTGTGCCGCAGCCACGCGGAAAGGTAAACCAATTTTGGGCGGCGCCGTGCCGATCCGGCTCGGGCTCGGCCGAAAAATAACCTTTCCACAGACCCCTTTCCCCTGGCGGGAGAGGGCAGGGCGAGGGGTTTGAAAAGCGGAAGTTATTTTTCGGCCGAGCCTAGTTCAATACGGCGCCAGCCTCTCGAGCGGGTGGCGCCAAGCCGTTTGACATCTGCCCACCGCGGTGTTAAAGTCTCACGAATCGTGCGTTGGTGGTCGGCCGCGCGCAGCTTTTGCGGCCGACAGACAAGGGAACTCCGGTGCAATTCCGGGACGGCCCCGCCGCTGTAACCGAACGATTCGTTTCGAGAACCGACCAATCTGAGATGCCATTGTCGCGTGGGCGATCGCAAAATCGCCCGATGACGACGAGAAGGCTTGGGTCGGTTTCAGTTCGGAAGTCAGAAGACCTACCAACGCGTGGCATGCAGTTCTCCGCGAGGGACGGAGGCTGTCGCAGAAACAGCGTTTGCTCGCAAGACACGATCCTTCGTTGCTCCCGACTGCGCCGAATCGCTTGACCGCATGCGCTCGATCGCGCGGCGGAAGCGCGGCGCTTTGGCGGCGGCTGTGGACCGCGCGCGGAGTCGCGATGTTGGCAGTCTGCCGCGAAATTTCGACACGATGCCGCCTCGTACCTTGCGGAGGGGCCGGGGACGAGGGGGCGCAGGTTGTAGCAGGCACACTCCGTGTGCCGTCTGCGCTCCGCGGCGCCCTCCATCCGGTTCGGTGCAGAAGAACCGAGGAGCGTTCCCTCAAATGTGCTTGCATAAGCCCGCGATCGGCGTTCACGCTCGTCGAATTGCTGGTGGTGATCGCGGTGATCGGCACCTTGTTGGCCCTATTGCTGCCGGCGGTGCAAGCCACACGCGAAGCGGCCCGGCGAACGGCGTGTAGCAACAATCTGCGGCAGATCGGCATCGGAATGCTCGCGCTTCACAACGCCCAGCAGCACTTTCCGCCGGGCATCACCGACCATGTCACCGCCACGAATCCTAACGGCCGGCAATTGGCATGGAGCATTTTTCTGCTGCCGTTCATCGAAGAGCCGAGCGCCTGGCAGTCGTTCAACCTGAACCTTTCGTTCGCGGCCTCGTCCAATCTCGCGTCGACCACACAGGTGCTGCCGATTTATTTGTGCCCGAGCACGTCGCGACTGGGATCGAACCGGATCGGCGCGATCACCGGAGCGCCGAGCGTGCCGCATTCGAATTGGATGGCCTGTATCGATTATGGCGGAATGTATGGCTGGAACTGTGTCGGTGTCGGAAACGGCGTCGAGATCTGGGACCAGCCGATCGCCATTTCGCAAATCCCCGGTGGCACATCGCATGTGATTCTCGTGGCCGAGGACTCTGGCCGCGACTACACGATGGACGGCCAATGGGCCAACGGCCTGAACATTTTCAATCAATCGGGCTCGATCAACGTCGTGCAGTGGAACGAGATGTGGAGCGACCATCCGGGCGGAGCGCAAGTGCTGATGTGCGACGGTTCGGTCCATTTCGCCGCCGACACGATTTCGACGACCGTTTTAGCCCCCTTATGCACCCGCGAAGGCGGCGATCCGACGGCCCTTGCGGGGCAATAAGTCCAATTCCGAAGAAGTCCAACATTCGGTTTTTTCTTTGAAAGGAGCGGCTAATGCGTTTTGTCTTCGCTTCGATTCTGATTCTTGTCACGAGCCCCCTTTTCGGGCAATCGGGGCCGTTTGCGGCCCAAGTCGAACCGTCCGGTTCATCGCCTGGATACACGATTCCCTCGGGTTCCGATGCCGCGGTGCCGTGGAACAGTCCAAATATTTTGGAGTGGGCGTCAGCAGTGGTCGGAACTCCGAGCTACGGGACAGGAAGCTACGCTTTGAAATCATCCCCCTCCGATAACAATCCGTCCGTGGCGTTAAGCTCGACCACGGCAGCGCCGATTGGAGCCATACCGTCGATGTCGGGCGGATCGCCAGCCTTGACGGTTGGCGGATTGAATGTCGTCAGCCTGGGCGAAGACGGTTCGATCACTGTGAGTTTCCCAAGCCCCATCGCGGACGGCCCCGGCAACGACTTCGCGGTCTTTTCGAACGGGTTCTTATCGCCATCTTGGCCCGACGCCTATTCTAAAGTCGCGACCGTTTCGGTGAGTAGCAACGGAGTGAACTTCTATTCATTTCCAACGACGTTTGGCCAAAGTCAGTTGGGAGGGGAAACGTTCGGAACAACGACTTACTACGAGTCTTTCGATGCGTCGAATCTTTATAATCTCGCGGGAAAATATGCGACCGGATTTGGGACGCCGTTTGATTTAGGCGAACTGATCGTTCTTTATCCGACGGCGATCGAGGACGGGCTTCTGGAACTGAACGACATTACGCAAGTCAAGATGGCCGACGCATGGGACACTTTGGATTCGAATGGGAATGAAATTCTTGATGCTCCGGGAGCAACCTCGACCCAAGGCACGTTTTCGGGATCGTCGGCCGGCTTCAATTTTGCCGGCATCGCGGTGTTGAACGACGTGCAGCCGGTTCCGGAACCGTCGACCCTGGTTTTGGCATTGGCGGCCATTGCAATCATAATATGGATTCGCCGCGGGAAAATCGCTGCTTGCTCGTAAGAGCAATCCGTGATCCCGCAATGACTTACGTCTAACCCTTATGCGATCCGCCATGTTTCCGCTCTGCAACAGACTGGCTCGACACGCTCCGGTGGTCGCAGTGCCGCTCTACTTGTTCGGCGCTGTGCTATTGCTTTCGAACGCCCGTTCGGCGATTGCGCAGCAACTGATGCCGCCGCCGAATTCATTGGCCGAATTCAATATTCCGCCCTCCGCCGCCAATTCCACCGGCTACTCGCCCTCGAGCATTCGGTTCGGCCCGAATGGGCAACTCTATATCTGGGACGGAACTTCTATCTATGAGCAAACCGCCGGGCTCAGTTCCAACGCTCCGGTCACGATCGGCGGCATCACGTCGGGCAGCGGGCCGAGCCCCTTCGGCTCCGATCCGGGCCCGATCAACTTCTCGCCTAATGGCCAGTACATTGTCGTGAGCGAAGGTGCCGGAGGATATGACCAATCCAGCAATGGCCTGTTGTTCGCCATACCGATCGCCGGCGGCACGACCGTCACGCCGATTGGCTCCGATTCCGAAACGTTCGACATGATTCCTCTACCGGCGTCGTGCAAATCGACCAGTTCGACGGGGAGTTTTCTCCTCGACGTGGGAACGAACTACGGCAGCGAGGTCGATCTGTTCAATGCGGCCACCGGCGCCGTCACCCCCATTGTCGCCGCCGTCCCCGGCGCTAGCACCTCCATCACCATTTCAGGCACCAACTGGAGCAACTACACGCTCGACGTGGGAGTCGGTTATGGGGGACAATCGGGCGATATCAATTCGTTCAGCATTAGCGGCTTGTTTCAATCGCTCAAGAGCGGCGCCGCGCAGCAGTGGAGCACCGGCACGGTCGTGGATGGCCAGTCGGACTCCAATAATAGCGGCGCCGGCATGTTCGTCGATCCACGCGGTTACCTCTTCACCGGTGGCCCGAGCGGCATCGAGGTGATCGGCCCGAGCGGCGGTCCAGTTGTTTACAGTATTCCCTACGACACGCAGGGAGATCTGATGGGGTCGCCATCGGTGACCTACAACTCAATCACCAACCAGTTTGCAGTGCAAGGCTACGACTACTCGGGAATCCCTCTCCAACAAACAGTCGTCTTCAGTGCATCGCAATTCGCCGTGACCGCGCTGCTCGCATGGACGGGAGGAACGAACAACACCTGGGACACCACCAACACCTACAACTGGTCCAGTAGCACGGCGTCGTCAAACTACTACGTCGATGGCAATACGGTCACGTTTGGCGACACCGACCCGAACTCGAGCACCGGCGCCCTGGTTCGCAATACCAAGGGCTTGGCATCGGTCGTGATCGGCTCGGACGGCGTTGCGCCGGCGGCGGTGATGTTCACCAACACCGGCGCTGCCAATGGCGGAGTCGACTATACGATCAGCGGCGGACCGATCGGCGGCAGCGCGACGATCGAACTCTACGGCAACGGAACCATCGGCGGCACCGTCACGCTCACCAACGCCAACACGTTCACCGGCGCCGTGGTCGTCGCGGCCGGCACGCTGAATCTGCAAAACCCGACGGCGCTCGGAAATTCTTCGGGCGCGTCGGTCATTGCCGGCGCGGCGCTCGAATTGCAACAATCCACAGGCAACCAACAAACCTTCGGCCTGACGGCAACCGGCGGCAGTTCGATTCCCTTGAATCTCTACGGCACCGGCATTTCGGGCGCCGCAGGGGAATTGAACAGCGCCCAGGGCAACAATATTTACGGCGGCGCGATCAACGTCGGCAGCGGCGGCGGGCAAATTGTTTCCTCGTCGACTACTGGCAGCGACCAGGTGACGCTCACCGGCGGCGTGTCCGTTTCCACCGGCTCGACGCTCACCGTTGCCGGTCCGGGGCTCACTACGCTTGGCGGCGCCGGGCTCACGCTCGGCAATTCGAGCACCCTGCAGGTTGCCTCCGGCACGTTGCAAATTACGCTTGCCGCCGGCAGCGGCACAGTAAGCCTTGGCAGCGGCGCGACGGTCGCCATCGCTCCGGCAGCCACGTTGCAACTGGCCGGCAGTGTATCGGCGCTCTCCGATCCGTCGAGCGGCAATCGCGCAGCCATCGTCAACAACGGATCTGCGGCTAGCGGCGGCGGACTGGTGATCGCCGCCGGCAATCAGACCGTCGGCACGATAACCGGCACAGCGTCCACTTCCGGGCCGACAACGTACACCGGCGACACGATCGTCGCCCCCGGCGCGACGCTCACCGCGGAGCAGATTCTGCAAAACACGCTCTCGATCGGCGCCGGCGGCACGGTGACAATCAGCCCCGCGAACACCGTCACCAGCACGAGTCAGTCGAGTTCAGCAGATTCCAGCGGTGAGATAAGCTTCTCGCTCGCAGGTGTGCTCGCAGCAACTAGCGAATCAAGCGCCGCCTTGAATAGCGATTTGCCTGCTGCCGACGAACCAACCTCGTCTGCTTCCGATCCGAGCGGCGCAATCGAACAACTGGAAGCCCGCGTCGCAATTCTCAGCCAACTGTCCGACAATGCCGCAACCGACTCGACTGGGCTCGAAGCAATGCTCTCGACGGCGGAAAGCTCGCTGCTGTCGCTGGAATCGCAATCGGGCACAAGCCCGACAGGCATTGCTGAATCGGCGGGACCGTATTTTTCTACCGATGCGGGCGGCGCGCCGATGGCCGTTCCCGAACCCGCGACACTGGTGTTGCTGGCAATAGCCGGTCTTTGCTTGCCGTTTGTATTTCAGCGCCGTCGCGTGCGCGGAAGCGTTCGATAATTTCGCGCCACGGCTAGCCGAACAAAGGAATCGCGAACGCCCAGCCGAGGCGATGCCATTGATTTATTCGCGGGCGGCAGCGCACAATTGAACCCACCGACCGCGGCCGCTTCGCTGCCGTTTCGAACGGCGTTTGCGATTCCGCCGATAGCTGTTCCGCCCAATCTTTCCCACCCGTGAGTTGCCATGAATTTCTCGCCTGTTGTGCGCCGCATCTTGGTTGGTTCGATCGCGATCGTTGCAATAGTCAGCTTATTGCCGTCGCATGGGTTTGCCGAAACGATTTGGCTCGAAGGGGAAAAGCCGGTTCATTCGACGATGAATCGGCATCCATGGTGGTACGACCAAGTGAAGCGGGATCAGTTTTCCGGCGGCGATTTCATCAGCAATTTCAGCGACAAGAAAGCCGGCGAAGCGGAATACGAATTCAAGGCCGCCAAGGCCGGCAGCTACGAATTTTGGGTTCGTGCCAATCCGATCGCGGCCAGCATGTCGTATCGACTCGATGGCAACAATTCTTGGACGCCCATCGATCTGAGCGAACACAAAGCCATCGATAGCCGCAACGTCGCCCTCGACGGCAAGCCCGACCTGCGGTTCATCGCCTGGTTCAAAGTCGGCTCGGTGAAAATTGCTGCCGGCAAGAATTCGATCCGCTTCCGCATGGACAGCAAGAACAGCAACCATGGCTATTTGGA includes the following:
- a CDS encoding PEP-CTERM sorting domain-containing protein: MRFVFASILILVTSPLFGQSGPFAAQVEPSGSSPGYTIPSGSDAAVPWNSPNILEWASAVVGTPSYGTGSYALKSSPSDNNPSVALSSTTAAPIGAIPSMSGGSPALTVGGLNVVSLGEDGSITVSFPSPIADGPGNDFAVFSNGFLSPSWPDAYSKVATVSVSSNGVNFYSFPTTFGQSQLGGETFGTTTYYESFDASNLYNLAGKYATGFGTPFDLGELIVLYPTAIEDGLLELNDITQVKMADAWDTLDSNGNEILDAPGATSTQGTFSGSSAGFNFAGIAVLNDVQPVPEPSTLVLALAAIAIIIWIRRGKIAACS
- a CDS encoding DUF1559 domain-containing protein, with product MLAVCREISTRCRLVPCGGAGDEGAQVVAGTLRVPSALRGALHPVRCRRTEERSLKCACISPRSAFTLVELLVVIAVIGTLLALLLPAVQATREAARRTACSNNLRQIGIGMLALHNAQQHFPPGITDHVTATNPNGRQLAWSIFLLPFIEEPSAWQSFNLNLSFAASSNLASTTQVLPIYLCPSTSRLGSNRIGAITGAPSVPHSNWMACIDYGGMYGWNCVGVGNGVEIWDQPIAISQIPGGTSHVILVAEDSGRDYTMDGQWANGLNIFNQSGSINVVQWNEMWSDHPGGAQVLMCDGSVHFAADTISTTVLAPLCTREGGDPTALAGQ
- a CDS encoding PEP-CTERM sorting domain-containing protein; the encoded protein is MFPLCNRLARHAPVVAVPLYLFGAVLLLSNARSAIAQQLMPPPNSLAEFNIPPSAANSTGYSPSSIRFGPNGQLYIWDGTSIYEQTAGLSSNAPVTIGGITSGSGPSPFGSDPGPINFSPNGQYIVVSEGAGGYDQSSNGLLFAIPIAGGTTVTPIGSDSETFDMIPLPASCKSTSSTGSFLLDVGTNYGSEVDLFNAATGAVTPIVAAVPGASTSITISGTNWSNYTLDVGVGYGGQSGDINSFSISGLFQSLKSGAAQQWSTGTVVDGQSDSNNSGAGMFVDPRGYLFTGGPSGIEVIGPSGGPVVYSIPYDTQGDLMGSPSVTYNSITNQFAVQGYDYSGIPLQQTVVFSASQFAVTALLAWTGGTNNTWDTTNTYNWSSSTASSNYYVDGNTVTFGDTDPNSSTGALVRNTKGLASVVIGSDGVAPAAVMFTNTGAANGGVDYTISGGPIGGSATIELYGNGTIGGTVTLTNANTFTGAVVVAAGTLNLQNPTALGNSSGASVIAGAALELQQSTGNQQTFGLTATGGSSIPLNLYGTGISGAAGELNSAQGNNIYGGAINVGSGGGQIVSSSTTGSDQVTLTGGVSVSTGSTLTVAGPGLTTLGGAGLTLGNSSTLQVASGTLQITLAAGSGTVSLGSGATVAIAPAATLQLAGSVSALSDPSSGNRAAIVNNGSAASGGGLVIAAGNQTVGTITGTASTSGPTTYTGDTIVAPGATLTAEQILQNTLSIGAGGTVTISPANTVTSTSQSSSADSSGEISFSLAGVLAATSESSAALNSDLPAADEPTSSASDPSGAIEQLEARVAILSQLSDNAATDSTGLEAMLSTAESSLLSLESQSGTSPTGIAESAGPYFSTDAGGAPMAVPEPATLVLLAIAGLCLPFVFQRRRVRGSVR